In one Sphingobacterium daejeonense genomic region, the following are encoded:
- a CDS encoding DUF4488 domain-containing protein: MKALITLFLSIFMIFSCYAQQKSSDVNNLEGLWQLKFMKANSASDSLAVKAPIFKHIRSDLGFTNLSLTDIHLIGTLEGSLEISDTGILTEKIAKQGPSIGSNMIGQTLKIPYLLTNGNNQLYLTFYTADQNGTPLEYQEIYERVHIR; encoded by the coding sequence TATTCCTATCCATTTTTATGATTTTTAGTTGTTATGCACAACAAAAATCATCAGATGTCAATAACCTTGAAGGCCTTTGGCAATTGAAATTTATGAAAGCCAATTCTGCTTCTGATTCCTTGGCAGTAAAAGCTCCAATTTTTAAACATATTAGGTCAGATTTGGGCTTCACGAACTTAAGCTTAACAGATATCCATTTGATAGGAACTTTGGAAGGATCTTTAGAAATCAGTGACACTGGTATTTTAACAGAAAAAATAGCAAAACAAGGCCCTTCAATTGGTAGTAATATGATTGGACAAACTTTAAAGATCCCATATTTATTAACAAATGGAAATAATCAATTATACCTAACTTTTTATACAGCAGACCAAAACGGTACACCTCTTGAATACCAAGAAATATATGAGCGTGTTCATATTCGATAA
- a CDS encoding alpha-hydroxy acid oxidase: MSVKIKYPYHTGYPSVADLKKRAKWRIPKFAFDYLEGGCNEELNLARNENDFDNILLKPQYLHVSGEIDMSVELFGKRYSAPFGISPIGLQGLMWPNAPEILAKAAAKNNIPYILSTVSTSSIERIAEVSDGEAWFQLYHPTEDRLRDDILNRLKAVECPVLVVLVDVPSFGLRYREIKSGLSMPPKMNISNVAQALICPEWGIKTLQYGIPSFATLKPYMEKGLDLSQLGQFMNKTFTGKVNIQKVQAIRDIWKGPLVLKGIATQEDMDAAISIGVDGVIVSNHGGRQIDAGESSIHSLIRLTQNPAYKNKLKIMMDGGIRSGVDLGRAYAVGSEFNFMGRPFMYGVGALGDEGGDHTINMFKAQLYQVMQQLSIENINQFPSRLL, encoded by the coding sequence ATGAGTGTAAAGATCAAATATCCTTACCATACGGGGTATCCTTCAGTTGCAGATTTAAAGAAGAGAGCTAAATGGAGAATTCCAAAATTTGCCTTTGACTATTTAGAAGGCGGATGTAATGAGGAACTAAATTTAGCGAGAAATGAAAATGATTTTGACAACATATTATTAAAGCCTCAATATTTACATGTATCTGGAGAAATAGACATGTCCGTTGAGCTTTTTGGCAAACGCTATAGTGCTCCATTTGGGATTTCCCCAATAGGACTTCAAGGTCTTATGTGGCCCAATGCACCAGAGATTTTAGCGAAAGCTGCTGCGAAAAACAATATACCATATATCTTAAGCACTGTTTCTACGAGTAGCATTGAGCGCATTGCTGAAGTATCTGATGGTGAGGCCTGGTTTCAGTTATATCACCCTACTGAAGACCGTTTAAGGGATGATATATTGAACAGGCTAAAAGCGGTTGAATGTCCGGTTTTAGTAGTTTTAGTTGATGTTCCTTCTTTTGGCCTTCGGTATAGAGAGATTAAGAGTGGCCTTTCTATGCCTCCTAAGATGAACATCAGTAATGTGGCACAAGCCCTTATTTGTCCAGAATGGGGAATCAAGACTCTCCAATATGGGATACCTAGCTTTGCAACATTAAAACCATATATGGAAAAAGGTCTTGATCTTTCTCAATTAGGACAATTTATGAACAAAACGTTCACCGGAAAAGTAAATATACAGAAGGTTCAAGCCATTCGTGATATTTGGAAGGGTCCACTTGTGTTAAAAGGTATAGCCACTCAGGAAGACATGGATGCTGCAATTTCTATTGGTGTCGATGGAGTCATCGTGTCCAATCATGGTGGGAGGCAAATTGACGCTGGAGAATCTTCAATCCATTCCTTGATTCGATTGACTCAAAACCCAGCTTATAAAAATAAGTTGAAAATCATGATGGACGGAGGTATCAGATCTGGTGTTGATTTAGGAAGGGCCTATGCAGTCGGTTCAGAATTCAATTTTATGGGTAGACCATTTATGTATGGCGTTGGTGCTTTGGGAGATGAAGGTGGAGACCATACGATTAACATGTTCAAAGCTCAACTCTACCAAGTGATGCAACAATTAAGCATTGAAAACATTAATCAATTCCCGTCTAGATTATTATAA
- a CDS encoding alpha-galactosidase: protein MRLNYINLFWLTSLFILSIKFSQAQIAVQLKNNQEFKYNLKTGSFSLYQNNDPIFEHAFSSIQLKGSELETLNLPTTRALKQKFKDNAGSGICYSIERPAGKGLKTLQNFYFYDNSSFIVLEIIIKGKNISSNSILPFNIIPQNLLANKNLTAVKVPFDNDTFISYDQIELTDTTYESSEVGILYDQESQAGLVAASLDQSVWKTGILAKNQSNNLTELSIKNGYTEVTLTRDSMGHGFVEGNIIRSPKIFISYASNWQDGLEEFAKFQRKLFPPYLQTWEGGTPVGWNSWGVIQQDLSWENATGSVDYFKSNLPDFRNENGKAYIDLDSFWDNMVPGGMSGDYSKLQEFDTYCKLAGLEPGVYWAPFTDWGYKSGPSRKAEGSDYTFGEMWTKTSKGYHELDGGRALDPTHPGTIARMKFILQKLKDCGFKMIKIDFLSHAAIESTGFYDPTIKTGMQAYAVGMKNLNDILDNQMLIYAAISPSLASYKYAHMRRIACDAWKTMDQTAYTLNSVTFGWWQTYLYDYIDADHLVFTGESHDTNIARFLSGVVAGPLILGDDFSKTAEWQKEMEPILQNREILSIVKNGKSFRPLPVIKDNKSSNLYFKKDGKNLYLIAFNFKPEVANIAFDLKEIGLTGNFKMKDLISQVEKSSNSELNIGFESAGAKVFRLVKE, encoded by the coding sequence ATGCGATTAAATTACATAAACCTATTTTGGCTAACAAGTCTATTCATTCTTTCCATAAAATTTTCTCAAGCGCAGATAGCAGTTCAATTAAAAAACAATCAGGAGTTTAAATACAACCTGAAAACAGGGTCCTTTTCATTATACCAAAACAATGATCCTATTTTTGAACATGCATTTTCTAGCATTCAACTTAAAGGTAGCGAACTTGAAACCTTAAACCTTCCTACTACTCGAGCATTGAAGCAGAAATTCAAGGACAATGCGGGATCAGGAATCTGTTATTCCATTGAGCGCCCTGCTGGAAAAGGCTTGAAAACCCTGCAAAACTTCTATTTTTATGATAATTCATCCTTTATCGTTCTTGAAATAATAATTAAGGGGAAAAATATTAGTTCAAACTCTATTTTACCGTTTAACATTATTCCTCAGAATCTCCTGGCCAACAAAAACTTAACTGCTGTAAAGGTTCCTTTTGATAATGATACCTTTATTTCATATGATCAAATAGAGTTGACAGATACAACATATGAGAGCTCAGAAGTAGGTATATTATATGATCAAGAGTCACAAGCAGGTTTAGTAGCCGCTTCCTTAGATCAATCTGTTTGGAAAACTGGAATTCTGGCAAAAAATCAAAGCAATAATCTTACTGAACTTTCGATCAAAAATGGATACACGGAAGTTACCTTAACTCGAGATTCTATGGGTCATGGATTTGTAGAAGGTAATATCATCAGGTCTCCGAAGATATTTATCTCTTATGCTAGTAATTGGCAAGATGGTTTGGAAGAATTTGCTAAGTTTCAAAGAAAATTATTTCCTCCCTACCTTCAAACTTGGGAAGGAGGCACTCCAGTTGGATGGAACAGTTGGGGGGTTATTCAACAAGATTTATCTTGGGAAAATGCTACTGGCTCTGTTGATTACTTTAAGAGTAACCTTCCGGATTTTAGGAATGAGAATGGGAAGGCTTATATTGATTTGGATTCATTTTGGGACAATATGGTCCCTGGAGGGATGTCAGGAGATTATAGCAAACTTCAGGAGTTTGATACTTATTGTAAATTGGCGGGTCTTGAGCCTGGAGTTTATTGGGCACCTTTTACAGATTGGGGTTATAAAAGCGGTCCTTCCCGAAAAGCGGAAGGCTCAGATTATACTTTTGGTGAAATGTGGACCAAGACCAGCAAAGGCTATCATGAGTTGGATGGTGGTCGAGCGTTGGACCCTACACATCCAGGAACAATAGCTAGAATGAAATTTATTCTACAAAAACTTAAAGATTGTGGATTCAAAATGATAAAGATTGATTTCCTATCACATGCAGCAATTGAATCAACAGGATTTTACGACCCAACAATTAAAACGGGTATGCAAGCTTATGCCGTAGGCATGAAGAATCTCAATGATATTTTGGATAATCAAATGCTGATATATGCGGCCATCTCTCCTTCTCTAGCGAGCTATAAATATGCACATATGCGAAGAATTGCTTGTGATGCTTGGAAAACAATGGATCAAACAGCCTACACCTTGAATTCGGTTACTTTTGGCTGGTGGCAAACCTATCTTTATGATTATATCGATGCAGATCATTTAGTTTTTACTGGCGAATCACACGACACTAATATTGCCAGGTTTCTTTCAGGAGTTGTAGCGGGCCCCTTGATATTGGGAGATGACTTTTCAAAAACTGCTGAATGGCAAAAGGAAATGGAACCTATTCTTCAAAATCGAGAAATCCTAAGTATTGTCAAAAATGGAAAAAGTTTTAGGCCACTCCCCGTGATCAAGGACAATAAAAGCAGTAATCTTTATTTTAAGAAAGATGGAAAGAATTTATACCTTATTGCCTTTAATTTTAAACCTGAGGTTGCAAACATAGCCTTTGATTTAAAGGAAATTGGATTGACAGGCAATTTTAAGATGAAGGACTTGATCAGCCAAGTGGAAAAAAGCAGTAATTCCGAATTGAATATAGGATTTGAAAGTGCGGGCGCCAAGGTATTTCGGTTGGTAAAGGAATAG